Part of the Tribolium castaneum strain GA2 chromosome 4, icTriCast1.1, whole genome shotgun sequence genome is shown below.
TACGatcgttttttttaagataatgtaaatgtttttgattttttattgttaaaatctTCATTTGCCAGTCAGTTTATGAATTTTCCTCTGACAGTTCCATTCAAAAAGTATCTTAAATCCCCCTTCGATTATTTTGTGGCAAGACGAAATTGTTTTAGATGAGAATTTTAGGCTTCAATTTTGATCCCTGGGACACCCCTTGGCGGAAAAGGCTCCACTTTCTAGCAGCCGGTGCTTGGGTGTTTGTGTTCTTGTTTGGCGGATTTGTCGTGCTACTTTTATGCATCTACTTAATATTTACTCCTTTACGGTGGTTAGTTTTGTTCTACTTCTGTTGGATTTATTACGACAGGAATACTAAAGATAGGGGAGGTAGACCTATCGAATGGATAAAAAACTTCAAGTGGTACAAATACACTGCTGAGCATTTCCTCATAACCGTAAAACTCGCACCTGGCTTCCAACTTgactcaaataaaaattacttatttgCATGTTTTCCGCATGGAGTTATACCTATGGGGGCCTATCATGCAATCGCCTGTAATCATTCACGATTTCGGCagttgtataaaaattttaattttaaagtagcGATCCTTTTGATTCAGCTTTTATTCCCTTTAACACGAGAATTAAACCTGGCACAAGGAGGCATCTCTGCATCGTCTGAATCGCTCAATTACGCTTTAAGTAGACCGCAAGGTGGACACATTGTGCTTCTTTTTCCTGGAGGTGCTTTAGAAGCTACTTACACAAAACCAGGATTTTACAAATTCGTTGTCAAGAAAAGGAAAGGTTTTGTCAGAGTCGCGCTACAAAATGGGGTTCCTTTGGTACCGG
Proteins encoded:
- the LOC107398867 gene encoding 2-acylglycerol O-acyltransferase 2-like, with product MRILGFNFDPWDTPWRKRLHFLAAGAWVFVFLFGGFVVLLLCIYLIFTPLRWLVLFYFCWIYYDRNTKDRGGRPIEWIKNFKWYKYTAEHFLITVKLAPGFQLDSNKNYLFACFPHGVIPMGAYHAIACNHSRFRQLYKNFNFKVAILLIQLLFPLTRELNLAQGGISASSESLNYALSRPQGGHIVLLFPGGALEATYTKPGFYKFVVKKRKGFVRVALQNGVPLVPVITFGENDLYNIIGDNYYWRMFQNITRKVTGFTPLIFNGRGVFQSSFGFVPLERPLMTVLGKPIEVTKAENPTKEQIDKLHQKFQEELVNLFEKYKYQFFDNPQDKCLELE